One Gemmatimonadales bacterium genomic window carries:
- the hemC gene encoding hydroxymethylbilane synthase, giving the protein MTLATRVVRGGTRASALARWQTARVSEALRTLAGLTCEEVLIATEGDRMLDRPLPEIGGQGVFTEAIETALRDGAIDFAVHSLKDLPVEPSPGLCLAAIGMREDPRDVLIAREPWTLATLPPGATVGTCSTRRSAQLLAARPDLAMAPLRGNVDTRVRKALRGDYDAIVIAAAGVIRLGLADAIREFFPLEVVMPAPGQAALAVQCRQSDAATRAALAALDEPAVRAAVEAERAFLEGLGGGCAAPIAAHASADSARVALRGVVASLDGSRVVRVEGNAPAAESRALGLSLARQASEAGALELIA; this is encoded by the coding sequence GTGACGCTGGCGACGCGAGTCGTGCGGGGTGGGACCCGCGCCTCAGCGTTGGCGCGCTGGCAGACGGCGCGCGTGTCGGAGGCGCTGCGGACGCTCGCCGGGTTGACCTGTGAGGAGGTACTGATAGCCACCGAAGGCGACCGGATGCTGGATCGGCCGCTTCCGGAAATCGGCGGCCAGGGCGTGTTCACGGAAGCGATCGAGACCGCGCTGCGCGATGGCGCCATCGACTTCGCCGTACACTCGCTCAAGGACTTGCCGGTGGAGCCGTCGCCGGGGCTCTGCCTGGCGGCGATCGGCATGCGGGAGGACCCCCGCGACGTGCTGATCGCGCGGGAGCCATGGACGCTCGCCACGCTGCCCCCCGGCGCCACCGTGGGCACGTGCAGCACGCGGCGCAGCGCGCAACTGCTTGCGGCGCGGCCGGACCTGGCAATGGCGCCGCTGCGCGGCAACGTGGACACCCGGGTGCGGAAGGCGCTGCGGGGCGACTACGACGCGATAGTGATCGCCGCGGCGGGAGTCATCCGGCTGGGGCTGGCCGATGCGATCCGCGAGTTCTTTCCGCTGGAGGTGGTGATGCCCGCGCCGGGCCAGGCCGCCCTGGCGGTCCAGTGCCGCCAAAGCGACGCGGCCACCCGCGCGGCGCTGGCGGCGCTTGACGAGCCGGCCGTGCGCGCGGCGGTGGAGGCCGAGCGGGCGTTCCTCGAGGGCTTGGGTGGCGGTTGCGCAGCGCCGATCGCCGCGCACGCGAGCGCCGACTCGGCGCGCGTGGCACTCCGCGGCGTGGTGGCGTCGCTCGACGGCAGTCGTGTAGTGCGGGTTGAGGGCAACGCGCCCGCGGCCGAATCCCGCGCGCTCGGCCTCTCCCTGGCGCGTCAGGCATCCGAGGCGGGCGCCCTGGAACTGATCGCGTGA
- the hemB gene encoding porphobilinogen synthase, which yields MIVRPRRWRLTPQLRALVRETTLASSDLVAPIFVSPHGGAERPIASMPGVSQWPVDRVAAEAESLARAGIPAVILFGIPPSKDATGSDAASPDGVIQRAMRAIKRAVPELVVIADLCLCEYTDHGHCGIVNGTVGAPDAHLPAGYVLNDATLEVLGRVAVAQAEAGADIVAPSGMMDGMVGAIRAALDGAGFAHLPILSYSAKYASSFYGPFRDAAQGAPAFGDRATHQMDPANAREALREHALDVAEGADMLMVKPALAYLDIIRATRERFPELPLAAYNVSGEYAMVKAAAASGWLDERRAVLEILTAIRRAGADLVITYHARDAARWLGA from the coding sequence ATGATCGTCCGCCCGCGCCGCTGGCGCCTGACGCCGCAGCTCCGCGCCCTGGTGCGCGAGACCACGCTCGCGTCCTCGGACCTGGTGGCGCCGATCTTCGTGTCGCCCCACGGCGGAGCCGAGCGGCCGATCGCGTCCATGCCGGGCGTGTCGCAGTGGCCGGTGGACCGCGTGGCCGCGGAGGCCGAGTCCCTGGCGCGCGCCGGCATTCCGGCGGTCATCCTGTTCGGCATCCCGCCTTCCAAGGACGCCACCGGCAGCGACGCCGCCTCGCCCGACGGCGTCATCCAGCGCGCCATGCGCGCGATCAAGCGCGCGGTGCCCGAGCTGGTGGTGATCGCCGACCTGTGCCTGTGCGAGTACACCGACCACGGCCACTGCGGCATCGTCAACGGCACGGTGGGCGCACCGGACGCGCATCTGCCGGCCGGCTACGTGCTCAACGACGCCACGCTGGAGGTGTTGGGGCGCGTCGCGGTCGCGCAGGCCGAGGCGGGCGCCGACATCGTGGCCCCATCGGGCATGATGGACGGGATGGTGGGCGCGATCCGAGCCGCCCTCGACGGCGCCGGGTTCGCCCACCTGCCGATCCTCTCGTACTCGGCGAAGTACGCCTCGAGCTTCTACGGCCCGTTCCGCGACGCGGCGCAGGGCGCGCCGGCCTTCGGCGACCGGGCCACGCACCAGATGGACCCGGCCAACGCGCGCGAAGCGCTGCGCGAGCACGCGCTCGACGTGGCCGAGGGCGCCGACATGCTGATGGTCAAGCCGGCGCTGGCCTACCTCGACATCATCCGCGCCACCCGCGAGCGGTTCCCCGAGCTGCCGCTGGCCGCCTACAACGTGAGCGGCGAGTACGCCATGGTGAAGGCCGCGGCGGCGAGCGGGTGGCTGGACGAGCGCCGTGCCGTGCTCGAGATCCTCACGGCGATCCGCCGCGCCGGCGCCGACCTCGTCATCACGTACCACGCGCGCGACGCGGCGCGCTGGCTGGGCGCCTGA
- a CDS encoding chlorite dismutase family protein: MPEQTPITLNHFALVRFTDTYWRLDQEARVRARCDWLAALRGASEALHLYQVYGLEAGNDLLVWSARRAEDPGAAAAFFAGWAAATAKVRALVEVRETLWGFTRPSRYTKTRSTQELDPFAPERHPYLIIYPFVKTAEWYLTDSDARQRMMAGHIKVGKQYEDITQLLLYSYGLQDQEFVVVYETRDPLRFLSLVQELRGTEARRYTLRDAPLHTGLLQQGEEALASWL, translated from the coding sequence ATGCCCGAGCAGACGCCGATCACGCTGAACCACTTCGCGCTGGTGCGCTTCACCGACACCTACTGGCGGCTGGACCAGGAGGCGCGGGTCCGTGCGCGGTGTGACTGGCTGGCGGCGCTGCGCGGCGCCTCGGAGGCGCTGCACCTCTACCAGGTTTACGGACTCGAGGCGGGCAACGACCTGCTGGTGTGGTCGGCCCGGCGCGCCGAGGACCCTGGCGCTGCCGCGGCGTTCTTCGCGGGCTGGGCGGCGGCCACCGCGAAGGTCCGCGCTCTGGTCGAGGTGCGCGAGACGCTGTGGGGGTTCACCAGGCCGTCGCGGTACACCAAGACCCGCTCCACGCAGGAGCTGGATCCGTTCGCGCCCGAGCGGCACCCGTACCTCATCATCTATCCGTTCGTGAAGACGGCGGAGTGGTACCTGACGGACAGCGACGCGAGGCAGCGGATGATGGCCGGGCACATCAAGGTCGGCAAGCAGTACGAGGACATCACGCAACTCCTGCTGTACTCGTACGGGCTTCAGGACCAGGAGTTCGTGGTGGTGTACGAGACTCGCGACCCCCTGCGCTTCCTCAGCCTGGTGCAGGAGCTGCGCGGCACGGAGGCCCGGCGCTACACCCTGCGCGACGCGCCGCTGCACACCGGCCTGCTGCAGCAGGGCGAGGAGGCGCTCGCGTCATGGCTGTGA
- the hemH gene encoding ferrochelatase, translated as MTTPIGVLVMAYGGPSSLGEVERYLLDVRGFRPTPPEVVAQVRERYARIGGRSPILERTEAQARALQDALRDGGRPYEVAVGMRHWHPYIGDALARMSERGVREVVGVVMAPHYSRLSIGAYYAEVEEAQSGVMVRGIESWHLLPGYVRAVADHVRAALARLPEAAQRDAPVIFTAHSLPERIRTWDDPYPRQLAETVDAVMAVLGPRPHRLAYQSASHTQEPWLGPDVSEVLDELAGAGARHVVVAPIGFVSEHVEILYDLDIELVERAAELGVRLERIAMLNDAPGMIAGLADLTRATARAAGWT; from the coding sequence GTGACCACGCCGATCGGCGTGCTGGTGATGGCCTACGGCGGGCCGAGCAGCCTCGGCGAGGTCGAGCGCTACCTGCTCGACGTGCGTGGCTTCCGCCCGACGCCGCCCGAGGTCGTGGCGCAGGTCCGCGAGCGCTACGCGCGCATCGGCGGCCGCTCCCCGATCCTGGAGCGCACCGAGGCGCAGGCCCGCGCGCTCCAGGACGCGCTCCGGGACGGGGGCCGGCCGTACGAGGTGGCGGTCGGGATGCGACACTGGCACCCCTACATCGGCGACGCGCTGGCCCGCATGTCCGAGCGGGGCGTCCGCGAGGTGGTGGGTGTGGTGATGGCCCCGCACTACTCGCGCCTCAGCATCGGGGCGTACTACGCCGAGGTGGAGGAGGCACAGTCGGGCGTGATGGTGCGCGGCATCGAGAGCTGGCACCTGCTGCCCGGCTACGTGCGCGCGGTGGCCGACCACGTGCGGGCGGCGCTGGCGCGCCTCCCGGAGGCGGCGCAGCGGGACGCGCCGGTGATCTTCACGGCTCACAGCCTGCCGGAGCGCATCCGGACCTGGGACGATCCGTACCCGCGTCAGCTGGCCGAGACGGTGGACGCGGTGATGGCGGTGCTGGGGCCGCGGCCCCACCGGTTAGCGTACCAGTCGGCATCGCATACCCAGGAGCCGTGGCTGGGCCCGGACGTGTCCGAGGTGCTCGATGAGCTGGCGGGCGCGGGCGCGCGGCACGTGGTGGTGGCACCGATCGGGTTCGTGTCCGAGCACGTCGAGATTCTGTACGATCTCGACATCGAGCTGGTGGAGCGCGCGGCCGAGCTCGGCGTGCGGCTGGAGCGCATCGCCATGTTGAACGACGCGCCCGGGATGATCGCGGGGCTGGCGGACCTGACCCGAGCGACGGCGCGCGCGGCGGGGTGGACGTGA
- the hemG gene encoding protoporphyrinogen oxidase, translated as MTARVPVVVVGGGIAGLAAAHRLAEVLGPDAVLLLEGAPRLGGKISTEHVEGFVIEGGPDCFLASKPAGVELCRRLGLAERLRGTDPRYRRSYVKRGGRLHELPDGITGLVPSRIGPLLTTPLLSLRGRARAALEILVPPRRDGADESIAEFARRRFGAEAYAWLIEPLLGGIFAGDGEALSLAATFPQLRDAEWTHGAILRLMLRQRLKGGNGAKPLGFVTPERGLAELVAALEERLAGRTRTGATVTAVRRLADDWRVELADGTSLAARAVIVAAPAFAAADLLGQMDPPLAADLRGIPFVSTATVSAAFSRAAIRRPLPGYGYVSPRAEGGSIVACTWTSNKFPARVPEDGVLLRFFVGRAGREEAAAGDDEALKALAQAELAAVHGITAEPALWRIYRWPKGMPQYTVGHRERLARIEQRVGTMPGLALAGASYRGVGIPDCIASGSAAADAVAVQLQGVGA; from the coding sequence GTGACGGCGCGAGTGCCCGTAGTGGTGGTGGGCGGCGGCATCGCGGGACTGGCGGCCGCGCATCGGCTCGCGGAGGTGCTGGGGCCGGACGCGGTGCTGCTGCTCGAGGGCGCACCGCGGCTGGGCGGCAAGATCTCCACCGAGCACGTGGAGGGGTTCGTCATCGAGGGCGGGCCCGACTGCTTCCTGGCCTCGAAGCCCGCCGGCGTCGAGCTGTGCCGCCGGCTGGGGCTGGCCGAGCGCCTGCGCGGCACGGACCCGCGGTACCGGCGCAGTTACGTCAAGCGCGGCGGCCGGTTGCACGAGCTGCCGGATGGCATCACGGGCCTGGTGCCTTCGCGCATCGGGCCGCTGCTCACCACGCCGCTGCTGTCGCTCCGGGGCCGTGCCCGCGCCGCGCTGGAGATCCTGGTGCCACCGCGCCGCGACGGGGCCGACGAGTCCATCGCCGAGTTCGCGCGGCGCCGGTTCGGAGCCGAGGCGTACGCCTGGCTCATCGAGCCGCTGCTGGGGGGCATCTTCGCGGGCGACGGCGAGGCGCTGAGCCTGGCGGCCACGTTCCCGCAGCTGCGCGACGCGGAGTGGACCCACGGCGCCATCCTGCGGCTGATGCTGCGGCAGCGTCTGAAGGGCGGCAACGGCGCCAAGCCGCTGGGCTTCGTGACGCCGGAGCGCGGGCTGGCGGAGCTGGTGGCCGCGCTCGAGGAGCGCCTGGCGGGCCGGACGCGCACCGGCGCGACAGTCACCGCAGTTCGGCGCCTCGCTGATGACTGGCGCGTCGAGCTGGCCGATGGCACCTCGCTTGCGGCCCGGGCCGTCATCGTTGCCGCGCCGGCCTTCGCTGCCGCCGACCTGCTGGGCCAGATGGATCCACCGCTGGCCGCCGATTTGCGCGGCATCCCGTTCGTGAGCACCGCGACCGTGTCGGCGGCGTTCTCCCGCGCGGCAATCCGGCGACCGCTGCCAGGGTACGGCTACGTCTCGCCGCGTGCCGAGGGGGGCAGCATCGTGGCATGCACCTGGACGTCGAACAAGTTCCCCGCCCGGGTGCCCGAGGACGGTGTGCTGCTGCGGTTCTTCGTCGGCCGCGCCGGGCGCGAGGAGGCGGCGGCTGGCGACGACGAGGCGCTCAAGGCGCTCGCCCAAGCCGAACTGGCGGCGGTTCACGGCATCACGGCGGAGCCGGCACTGTGGCGAATCTACCGCTGGCCCAAGGGCATGCCGCAGTACACGGTGGGGCACCGCGAGCGCCTGGCGCGCATCGAGCAGCGGGTCGGCACGATGCCAGGGCTGGCCCTGGCTGGCGCTTCCTATCGCGGCGTGGGGATCCCGGACTGCATCGCTTCCGGCTCGGCGGCGGCGGACGCGGTCGCCGTGCAGCTGCAAGGGGTGGGCGCATGA
- the hemA gene encoding glutamyl-tRNA reductase, which yields MPFVCIGLSHHSAPVALRELLAFGPAEQREFLAAASGETASAGLGELAILSTCNRTELYAAATDPTTAPTVLSRVLAAWRDVPAARLDAHLSARLGADAIRHLCRVAAGLDSMVIGESEVLGQVAAAHQLATRESTSGPVLDAAFRTAMRAGRRARSETGICRRPTGVSSEAVRLLSEVAGPLEGLAVLIVGTGKMGRLAGEALRAHGVRRISVVSRTSQHAEALASNWGATALAWHDLAAAIRAADAVLCSTAAPHAVVTRELVERAVGPGGDGRRRVFMDIAVPRDVEAAVREIPGVEVHDIDALQERLHDNLEMRRREIPAVERIVDEEVTRFEEWRRGVLLRPLLAQMHARSETIRLREIDRLTRRLGDVPPELLQQIELFSRSLVSKLLHEPTRRLREARSPDQARTYTAVTRQLFGLDQDDQAAGGSAA from the coding sequence ATGCCGTTCGTATGCATCGGTCTCAGTCACCATTCCGCTCCCGTCGCGCTACGGGAGCTTCTCGCCTTCGGTCCCGCCGAGCAGCGAGAGTTCCTCGCGGCGGCTTCCGGCGAGACCGCCTCTGCCGGGCTAGGAGAGCTGGCGATTCTCTCCACCTGCAACCGTACCGAGCTCTACGCCGCCGCGACCGATCCGACCACCGCGCCGACCGTGCTGTCTCGGGTGCTCGCGGCGTGGCGGGACGTGCCGGCGGCCAGGCTGGACGCGCACCTTTCCGCGCGGCTCGGCGCGGACGCGATCCGGCACCTGTGCCGGGTTGCGGCAGGGCTCGACTCGATGGTGATCGGCGAATCGGAGGTGCTGGGCCAGGTCGCGGCGGCGCACCAGCTGGCCACGCGGGAGAGCACGTCCGGTCCGGTGCTCGACGCCGCGTTCCGCACTGCGATGCGCGCGGGCCGTCGGGCGCGCAGCGAGACCGGGATCTGCCGGCGTCCGACGGGAGTGAGTTCGGAGGCGGTGAGGCTGCTGTCCGAGGTCGCCGGCCCGCTCGAAGGCCTGGCGGTCCTCATCGTGGGAACGGGCAAGATGGGGCGGCTGGCCGGCGAGGCGCTCCGCGCGCACGGCGTCCGGCGGATCTCGGTCGTAAGCCGCACCTCGCAGCATGCCGAGGCGCTGGCGAGCAATTGGGGCGCGACCGCGCTGGCGTGGCACGACCTCGCGGCCGCCATCCGAGCGGCCGACGCGGTGCTGTGCTCGACGGCCGCACCGCATGCCGTCGTCACCCGCGAGCTCGTCGAGCGGGCAGTTGGCCCCGGCGGGGACGGGCGGCGACGGGTGTTCATGGACATCGCAGTCCCCCGCGATGTCGAGGCGGCGGTCCGTGAGATCCCCGGCGTCGAAGTCCACGACATCGACGCGCTTCAAGAGCGCCTGCACGACAACCTCGAAATGCGGCGACGGGAGATCCCCGCGGTCGAGCGGATCGTTGACGAGGAAGTCACGCGGTTCGAGGAATGGCGCCGGGGCGTGCTGCTTCGGCCGCTGCTGGCGCAAATGCACGCCCGCAGCGAGACGATCCGCCTGCGAGAGATCGACCGGTTGACGAGACGGCTTGGGGATGTGCCGCCGGAACTCCTACAGCAGATCGAGCTGTTCTCCCGGTCCCTCGTCAGCAAGCTGCTGCACGAGCCGACCCGCCGGCTGCGTGAGGCGCGTAGCCCGGACCAGGCCCGTACGTACACGGCTGTCACGCGCCAGCTCTTCGGACTCGACCAGGACGACCAAGCGGCGGGAGGCAGCGCAGCGTGA
- the hemL gene encoding glutamate-1-semialdehyde 2,1-aminomutase, whose product MTAGPRSGELFAEACALFPGGVNSPVRAFRAVGGEPLFIASGRGAHICDVDGNSYVDYVLSWGPLILGHAPAVVVAALRETAERGTSFGAPSPLEVELARAVRRFFPALDLLRFVNSGTEATMSALRVARAFTGRHAILKFEGCYHGHADQLLVRAGSGVATLGLPDSPGVPPGTAADTLVAPYNDLAAVERLFEAHRGRIAAVIVEPVAGNMGVVPPVSGFLEGLRAITREHGSLLVFDEVMTGFRVHPGGAQGLSGVTPDLTTLGKVIGGGLPVGAYGGRREIMELVAPAGPVYQAGTLAGNPLAMAAGIATLAALERPGVWDAIAAATADLAGRLERAAARAMVPVVVNRVGTMLTVFFTGRPVTDWASARAADTEAFGRFFRGLLAGGVYWVPSQFEAAFLSAAHGEAELSRTEAAASAAFAT is encoded by the coding sequence ATGACCGCCGGGCCGCGCTCGGGCGAGCTGTTCGCCGAGGCGTGCGCCCTGTTCCCCGGAGGCGTGAACTCGCCGGTGCGCGCGTTCCGTGCGGTGGGGGGCGAGCCGCTGTTCATCGCCAGCGGCCGGGGTGCCCACATATGCGACGTGGACGGGAACAGCTACGTGGACTACGTCCTCTCCTGGGGCCCGCTCATTCTGGGCCACGCGCCTGCCGTGGTGGTCGCGGCGCTCCGGGAGACGGCCGAGCGCGGGACCAGCTTCGGCGCTCCGAGCCCGCTGGAGGTCGAGCTGGCGCGCGCGGTGCGCCGCTTCTTCCCCGCCCTCGATCTGTTGCGGTTCGTCAACTCCGGCACCGAGGCGACGATGAGCGCGCTGCGGGTGGCGCGCGCATTCACCGGCCGGCACGCCATCCTCAAGTTCGAAGGCTGCTACCACGGCCACGCGGACCAACTGCTGGTGCGCGCGGGCTCCGGCGTGGCCACGCTCGGCCTGCCCGACTCGCCTGGGGTGCCGCCGGGGACGGCGGCCGACACGCTGGTCGCCCCCTACAACGACCTCGCCGCGGTGGAGCGGCTGTTCGAGGCGCACCGCGGCCGCATCGCCGCCGTCATCGTAGAGCCCGTGGCGGGAAACATGGGCGTGGTGCCGCCGGTGTCCGGCTTCCTCGAAGGCTTGCGCGCTATCACCCGTGAGCACGGCAGCCTGCTCGTTTTCGATGAGGTGATGACCGGCTTCCGGGTGCACCCCGGCGGGGCGCAGGGCCTGAGCGGCGTCACGCCGGACCTCACCACGCTGGGCAAAGTGATCGGCGGCGGGCTGCCGGTCGGCGCGTACGGCGGCCGGCGCGAGATCATGGAGTTGGTGGCTCCGGCGGGGCCGGTGTATCAGGCCGGCACGCTCGCCGGCAACCCGCTGGCGATGGCCGCCGGGATCGCCACGCTCGCGGCCTTGGAGCGCCCGGGGGTGTGGGACGCCATCGCCGCGGCCACCGCGGACCTGGCGGGCCGCCTCGAGCGCGCGGCCGCGCGCGCCATGGTGCCGGTCGTCGTCAACCGAGTCGGCACCATGCTCACGGTGTTCTTCACCGGCCGCCCCGTCACGGACTGGGCGAGCGCCCGCGCCGCCGATACGGAGGCCTTCGGCCGGTTCTTTCGGGGCCTGCTGGCCGGCGGCGTGTACTGGGTACCGTCGCAGTTCGAGGCCGCGTTCCTGTCCGCCGCGCACGGCGAGGCGGAGCTGAGCCGGACCGAAGCGGCGGCGAGCGCCGCGTTCGCCACCTGA
- the hemE gene encoding uroporphyrinogen decarboxylase, with the protein MAVSGTATAPLLLAAARQPAGVTPVWFMRQAGRYLPEYRAIRSRHSLLEICAQPELAAEVTLQPVRRLGVDAAILYSDILLPLVPMGLELAFASGEGPVIANPLRTPGHVAALREVDVREDLSTVLKAVRLVRGELDGRVALIGFAGAPFTVASYAIEGGSTRQFVETKRFMYGASEAWHQLMVRLVRVTSAYLAAQVEAGAQVVQVFDSWAGALSADDYRRFVLPHQRALFASLRPLGVPTIHFGVGTGHLLELLREAGGDVIGLDWRTPLDEGRRRVGMDRAVQGNLDPTALFAPPRELTRQVRAVLRRAAGRPGHVFNLGHGILPGTPVDAVRAVVDLVHEATAGGAAA; encoded by the coding sequence ATGGCTGTGAGCGGCACGGCGACGGCGCCCCTGCTCCTGGCGGCCGCGCGGCAGCCCGCGGGCGTGACGCCGGTATGGTTCATGCGCCAAGCCGGCCGTTACCTGCCCGAGTACCGCGCCATCCGCTCGCGCCATTCCCTGCTCGAGATCTGCGCCCAACCCGAGCTGGCCGCCGAGGTCACGCTCCAGCCGGTGCGCCGGCTCGGCGTGGACGCGGCCATCCTGTATTCCGACATCCTGCTGCCGTTGGTGCCGATGGGTCTCGAGCTGGCGTTCGCGTCCGGCGAGGGGCCGGTCATCGCCAACCCGCTCCGCACGCCGGGACACGTGGCCGCACTGCGCGAGGTGGACGTTCGGGAGGACCTCAGCACGGTGCTCAAGGCGGTGCGGCTGGTGCGCGGGGAGCTGGACGGCCGGGTTGCGCTCATCGGTTTCGCCGGCGCGCCCTTCACGGTGGCGAGCTACGCCATCGAGGGCGGCTCCACGCGCCAGTTCGTCGAGACCAAGCGTTTCATGTACGGCGCGAGCGAGGCGTGGCACCAGCTGATGGTGCGGCTGGTGCGCGTCACCTCCGCCTATCTCGCCGCGCAGGTCGAGGCCGGGGCGCAGGTGGTGCAGGTGTTCGACAGCTGGGCCGGCGCGCTGAGCGCGGACGACTATCGCCGCTTCGTGTTGCCTCATCAGCGCGCCCTGTTCGCGTCGCTGCGCCCGCTCGGAGTGCCGACCATCCACTTCGGGGTGGGCACGGGCCACCTGCTCGAGCTGCTGCGCGAGGCGGGCGGCGACGTGATCGGGCTGGACTGGCGCACCCCGCTCGACGAGGGCCGGCGGCGCGTCGGCATGGACCGCGCAGTCCAGGGCAACCTCGACCCCACGGCGCTGTTCGCCCCCCCGCGGGAGCTCACGCGCCAGGTGCGCGCGGTGCTGCGCCGGGCGGCCGGCCGGCCGGGGCACGTGTTCAACCTCGGCCACGGTATCCTGCCCGGGACACCGGTGGACGCGGTGCGCGCGGTGGTGGACCTGGTGCACGAGGCAACCGCGGGCGGGGCGGCGGCGTGA
- a CDS encoding uroporphyrinogen-III synthase — MSALAGRMVLVTRSREQAATLCAAIEARGGRAIAFPTIELQPVADPAADRAIGGLEGYDWIAFTSANAVACFLDRMRAAGRTTLPAGVKVAAVGAATAAALAERGLAVAATPDTYLGSELAGALGALVGRRVLLPRSDIARGQTGAALRAAGAEVDEVVVYRTVPARPGPGALRVLETPVDAVTFTSPSTVRGFLAAGGAAAERLIRRAAIACIGPVTGDAVRELGLPVAIQPAEHTTTALVDALESFFATAPVAPMVGPR, encoded by the coding sequence GTGAGCGCGCTCGCCGGCAGGATGGTGCTGGTCACCCGTTCGCGCGAGCAAGCCGCAACGCTGTGCGCAGCCATCGAGGCGCGTGGCGGGCGCGCGATCGCGTTCCCGACCATCGAACTCCAGCCGGTCGCGGACCCGGCCGCCGACCGGGCCATCGGCGGGCTGGAGGGCTACGATTGGATCGCCTTCACCAGCGCCAACGCGGTCGCGTGCTTCCTGGACCGGATGCGCGCCGCGGGCCGCACGACGCTTCCGGCGGGCGTGAAGGTGGCCGCGGTCGGCGCGGCCACCGCCGCGGCGCTCGCCGAGCGCGGCCTGGCGGTGGCGGCGACGCCGGACACGTACCTCGGCAGCGAGTTGGCCGGGGCGTTGGGCGCGCTCGTGGGACGGCGAGTGCTGCTCCCGCGCTCGGACATCGCGCGAGGCCAGACCGGCGCCGCCCTGCGCGCCGCGGGCGCCGAGGTGGATGAGGTGGTCGTCTATCGCACCGTGCCCGCGCGTCCCGGTCCCGGCGCGCTGCGCGTCCTCGAGACGCCCGTGGACGCCGTGACCTTCACCTCGCCGTCCACCGTGCGCGGCTTTCTGGCGGCGGGCGGCGCGGCTGCCGAGCGGCTGATCCGGCGCGCCGCGATCGCGTGCATCGGCCCCGTGACGGGCGATGCGGTGCGCGAGCTGGGCCTGCCGGTCGCCATCCAGCCCGCAGAGCACACCACAACCGCGCTGGTGGACGCGCTCGAGTCCTTCTTCGCGACGGCGCCGGTCGCGCCGATGGTAGGCCCCCGATGA
- a CDS encoding TIGR04053 family radical SAM/SPASM domain-containing protein, whose translation MPHPHATLQHHAENSFDVAAELAGTSYPGYVFRAAPRNVYWETTIACELACQHCRADAIRHRDPLELTTDEGRALMRDVKAMGSMLILTGGDPMQRPDILDLIGYGREIGLPVSITPSTTPSLTREHVARFRELGVSAMGVSLDGPSAEVHDAFRGVAGTFANSMRALSWAREFKMPVQVNTTVTTATLPHLPALLRLLREQASPPVRRWSLFLLVPVGRGERLGIPSAADVEALFAWVYETGRDAPFHISTVEAPHYRRFWIQRKQAEGTPKAEIARFAKRMGFGVRDGNGVIFVSHRGDVHPAGFLPYPHLGNVRERPLPEIYRSAPALRALRDADRFTGRCGACEFRWACGGSRARAFAMTGDMLGSDPLCAYEPAA comes from the coding sequence ATGCCGCATCCCCACGCAACCCTTCAGCACCACGCCGAGAACAGCTTCGACGTCGCGGCTGAGTTGGCCGGCACGTCCTATCCGGGCTACGTGTTCCGGGCGGCGCCGCGCAACGTGTATTGGGAAACGACGATCGCGTGCGAGCTGGCCTGCCAGCACTGCCGGGCCGACGCGATCCGCCATCGCGACCCGCTGGAGCTGACGACGGACGAGGGGCGCGCGCTGATGCGGGACGTGAAGGCGATGGGCAGCATGCTGATCCTGACCGGCGGCGACCCGATGCAGCGGCCCGACATCCTGGATCTCATCGGCTACGGGCGCGAGATCGGGCTGCCGGTCTCCATCACGCCCAGCACCACGCCCAGCCTGACGCGCGAGCACGTGGCGCGCTTCCGCGAGCTGGGCGTATCGGCGATGGGGGTGAGCCTGGACGGCCCGAGCGCGGAGGTGCACGACGCGTTCCGGGGCGTGGCGGGCACGTTCGCCAACTCGATGCGGGCCCTGAGCTGGGCGCGCGAGTTCAAGATGCCGGTCCAGGTCAACACGACCGTGACGACCGCGACGCTGCCGCACCTACCGGCGCTGCTGCGCCTGCTGCGCGAGCAGGCCAGCCCGCCGGTGCGACGCTGGAGCCTGTTCCTGCTGGTGCCAGTCGGCCGCGGGGAGCGCCTCGGGATCCCGAGCGCAGCCGACGTCGAGGCGCTATTCGCGTGGGTGTACGAAACCGGGCGCGACGCGCCCTTCCACATCAGCACCGTGGAGGCGCCGCATTACCGCCGCTTCTGGATCCAGCGCAAGCAGGCCGAAGGGACGCCTAAGGCCGAGATCGCGCGGTTCGCCAAGCGCATGGGGTTCGGAGTGCGCGACGGCAACGGGGTGATCTTCGTCTCGCATCGCGGCGACGTGCACCCGGCCGGCTTCCTCCCGTACCCGCACCTGGGCAACGTCCGCGAGCGTCCCCTGCCGGAGATCTACCGGTCGGCGCCCGCGTTACGCGCGCTGCGGGACGCCGACCGGTTCACGGGCCGGTGCGGCGCGTGCGAGTTCCGCTGGGCGTGCGGCGGCTCGCGCGCGCGGGCCTTCGCGATGACCGGGGACATGCTGGGCTCCGATCCATTATGCGCCTACGAGCCAGCGGCCTGA